A single Eulemur rufifrons isolate Redbay chromosome 9, OSU_ERuf_1, whole genome shotgun sequence DNA region contains:
- the CORO6 gene encoding coronin-6 isoform X1, protein MSRRVVRQSKFRHVFGQAAKADQAYEDIRVSKVTWDSSFCAVNPKFLAIITEAGGGGAFIVLPLVKTGRVDKNYPLVTGHTAPVLDIDWCPHNDNVIASASDDTTIMVWQIPDYTPVRNITEPIITLEGHSKRVGILSWHPTARNVLLSAGGDNVIIIWNVGTGEVLLSLDDMHPDVIHSVCWNSNGSLLATTCKDKTLRIIDPRKGQVVAERARPHEGARPLRAVFTADGKLLSTGFSRMSERQLALWDPNNFEEPVALQEMDTSNGVLLPFYDPDSSIVYLCGKGDSSIRYFEITDEPPFVHYLNTFSSKEPQRGMGFMPKRGLDVSKCEIARFYKLHERKCEPIIMTVPRKSDLFQDDLYPDTPGPEPALEADEWLSGQDAEPVLISLRDGYVPPKHRELRVTKRNILDVRPPSGPRRSQSASDASLSVRSAPLHSGPIYTSPYRLCPTRPLLSSAPQQQHTLETLLQEIKALREQVQAQEQRITALENMLCELVDGTD, encoded by the exons ATGAGCAGGCGTGTGGTTCGGCAGAGCAAGTTCCGCCATGTGTTTGGGCAGGCGGCAAAGGCCGACCAGGCCTATGAGGACATCCGTGTGTCCAAGGTCACGTGGGACAGCTCCTTCTGTGCCGTCAACCCCAAATTCCTGGCTATTATCACGGAGGCTGGAGGCGGGGGTGCCTTCATCGTCCTGCCTCTGGTCAAG ACAGGGCGAGTGGATAAGAACTACCCACTGGTCACTGGGCACACGGCCCCTGTGCTGGATATTGACTGGTGCCCACACAATGACAACGTCATCGCCAGTGCCTCAGACGACACCACCATCATG GTGTGGCAGATTCCAGACTATACCCCTGTGCGAAACATTACAGAACCCATCATCACACTCGAGGGCCACTCGAAGCGTGTGGGCATCCTCTCCTGGCACCCTACTGCTAGGAACGTCCTACTCAGTGCAG GTGGTGACAATGTGATCATCATCTGGAATGTGGGCACTGGGGAGGTGCTGCTGAGCCTGGACGACATGCACCCGGACGTCATCCACAGCGTCTGCTGGAACAGCAACGGTAGCTTGCTAGCCACCACCTGTAAGGACAAGACCTTGCGCATCATTGACCCTCGAAAAGGCCAAGTGGTGGCG GAGCGAGCCCGGCCTCACGAGGGCGCCCGCCCGCTGCGGGCCGTCTTCACCGCAGACGGGAAGCTGCTCAGCACCGGCTTCAGCAGGATGAGCGAGCGGCAACTCGCGCTCTGGGACCCG AACAACTTCGAGGAGCCAGTGGCACTGCAGGAGATGGACACAAGCAACGGGGTCCTACTGCCCTTTTATGATCCGGACTCCAGCATCGTCTACCTGTGTGGCAAG GGCGACAGCAGCATTCGGTACTTCGAGATTACTGATGAGCCGCCTTTCGTGCACTACCTGAACACGTTCAGCAGCAAAGAGCCGCAGCGGGGCATGGGTTTCATGCCCAAGCGGGGGCTGGATGTCAGCAAGTGCGAGATCGCCCG GTTCTACAAGTTGCATGAAAGAAAGTGTGAACCCATCATCATGACTGTGCCTCGCAAG TCAGACCTGTTCCAGGACGATCTATACCCGGATACGCCGGGCCCAGAGCCGGCCCTAGAAGCGGACGAATGGCTATCCGGCCAGGATGCCGAACCCGTGCTCATTTCGCTGAGAGACGGCTACGTGCCCCCCAAGCACCGCGAGCTCCGAGTCACCAAGCGCAACATCCTGGACGTGCGCCCACCATCGGGCCCACGCCGCAGCCAGTCGGCCAGCGACGCCTCCTTGTCGGTAAGATCGGCCCCGCTCCACTCAGGCCCAATCTACACATCCCCCTACCGCCTCTGTCCCACACGGCCTCTGCTGTCCTCCGCGCCCCAGCAGCAGCACACCCTGGAGACGCTGCTCCAGGAGATCAAGGCCCTTCGCGAGCAGGTGCAGGCCCAGGAGCAGCGCATCACGGCTTTGGAGAACATGCTGTGCGAGCTGGTGGACGGCACGGACTAG
- the CORO6 gene encoding coronin-6 isoform X6 produces the protein MSRRVVRQSKFRHVFGQAAKADQAYEDIRVSKVTWDSSFCAVNPKFLAIITEAGGGGAFIVLPLVKTGRVDKNYPLVTGHTAPVLDIDWCPHNDNVIASASDDTTIMVWQIPDYTPVRNITEPIITLEGHSKRVGILSWHPTARNVLLSAGGDNVIIIWNVGTGEVLLSLDDMHPDVIHSVCWNSNGSLLATTCKDKTLRIIDPRKGQVVANNFEEPVALQEMDTSNGVLLPFYDPDSSIVYLCGKGDSSIRYFEITDEPPFVHYLNTFSSKEPQRGMGFMPKRGLDVSKCEIARFYKLHERKCEPIIMTVPRKSDLFQDDLYPDTPGPEPALEADEWLSGQDAEPVLISLRDGYVPPKHRELRVTKRNILDVRPPSGPRRSQSASDASLSQQHTLETLLQEIKALREQVQAQEQRITALENMLCELVDGTD, from the exons ATGAGCAGGCGTGTGGTTCGGCAGAGCAAGTTCCGCCATGTGTTTGGGCAGGCGGCAAAGGCCGACCAGGCCTATGAGGACATCCGTGTGTCCAAGGTCACGTGGGACAGCTCCTTCTGTGCCGTCAACCCCAAATTCCTGGCTATTATCACGGAGGCTGGAGGCGGGGGTGCCTTCATCGTCCTGCCTCTGGTCAAG ACAGGGCGAGTGGATAAGAACTACCCACTGGTCACTGGGCACACGGCCCCTGTGCTGGATATTGACTGGTGCCCACACAATGACAACGTCATCGCCAGTGCCTCAGACGACACCACCATCATG GTGTGGCAGATTCCAGACTATACCCCTGTGCGAAACATTACAGAACCCATCATCACACTCGAGGGCCACTCGAAGCGTGTGGGCATCCTCTCCTGGCACCCTACTGCTAGGAACGTCCTACTCAGTGCAG GTGGTGACAATGTGATCATCATCTGGAATGTGGGCACTGGGGAGGTGCTGCTGAGCCTGGACGACATGCACCCGGACGTCATCCACAGCGTCTGCTGGAACAGCAACGGTAGCTTGCTAGCCACCACCTGTAAGGACAAGACCTTGCGCATCATTGACCCTCGAAAAGGCCAAGTGGTGGCG AACAACTTCGAGGAGCCAGTGGCACTGCAGGAGATGGACACAAGCAACGGGGTCCTACTGCCCTTTTATGATCCGGACTCCAGCATCGTCTACCTGTGTGGCAAG GGCGACAGCAGCATTCGGTACTTCGAGATTACTGATGAGCCGCCTTTCGTGCACTACCTGAACACGTTCAGCAGCAAAGAGCCGCAGCGGGGCATGGGTTTCATGCCCAAGCGGGGGCTGGATGTCAGCAAGTGCGAGATCGCCCG GTTCTACAAGTTGCATGAAAGAAAGTGTGAACCCATCATCATGACTGTGCCTCGCAAG TCAGACCTGTTCCAGGACGATCTATACCCGGATACGCCGGGCCCAGAGCCGGCCCTAGAAGCGGACGAATGGCTATCCGGCCAGGATGCCGAACCCGTGCTCATTTCGCTGAGAGACGGCTACGTGCCCCCCAAGCACCGCGAGCTCCGAGTCACCAAGCGCAACATCCTGGACGTGCGCCCACCATCGGGCCCACGCCGCAGCCAGTCGGCCAGCGACGCCTCCTTGTCG CAGCAGCACACCCTGGAGACGCTGCTCCAGGAGATCAAGGCCCTTCGCGAGCAGGTGCAGGCCCAGGAGCAGCGCATCACGGCTTTGGAGAACATGCTGTGCGAGCTGGTGGACGGCACGGACTAG
- the CORO6 gene encoding coronin-6 isoform X8 produces the protein MSRRVVRQSKFRHVFGQAAKADQAYEDIRVSKVTWDSSFCAVNPKFLAIITEAGGGGAFIVLPLVKVWQIPDYTPVRNITEPIITLEGHSKRVGILSWHPTARNVLLSAGGDNVIIIWNVGTGEVLLSLDDMHPDVIHSVCWNSNGSLLATTCKDKTLRIIDPRKGQVVAERFAAHEGMRPMRAVFTRQGHIFTTGFTRMSQRELGLWDPNNFEEPVALQEMDTSNGVLLPFYDPDSSIVYLCGKGDSSIRYFEITDEPPFVHYLNTFSSKEPQRGMGFMPKRGLDVSKCEIARFYKLHERKCEPIIMTVPRKSDLFQDDLYPDTPGPEPALEADEWLSGQDAEPVLISLRDGYVPPKHRELRVTKRNILDVRPPSGPRRSQSASDASLSQQHTLETLLQEIKALREQVQAQEQRITALENMLCELVDGTD, from the exons ATGAGCAGGCGTGTGGTTCGGCAGAGCAAGTTCCGCCATGTGTTTGGGCAGGCGGCAAAGGCCGACCAGGCCTATGAGGACATCCGTGTGTCCAAGGTCACGTGGGACAGCTCCTTCTGTGCCGTCAACCCCAAATTCCTGGCTATTATCACGGAGGCTGGAGGCGGGGGTGCCTTCATCGTCCTGCCTCTGGTCAAG GTGTGGCAGATTCCAGACTATACCCCTGTGCGAAACATTACAGAACCCATCATCACACTCGAGGGCCACTCGAAGCGTGTGGGCATCCTCTCCTGGCACCCTACTGCTAGGAACGTCCTACTCAGTGCAG GTGGTGACAATGTGATCATCATCTGGAATGTGGGCACTGGGGAGGTGCTGCTGAGCCTGGACGACATGCACCCGGACGTCATCCACAGCGTCTGCTGGAACAGCAACGGTAGCTTGCTAGCCACCACCTGTAAGGACAAGACCTTGCGCATCATTGACCCTCGAAAAGGCCAAGTGGTGGCG gagaGGTTTGCAGCCCACGAGGGGATGAGGCCCATGCGGGCGGTCTTCACGCGCCAGGGTCATATCTTCACCACGGGCTTCACCCGCATGAGCCAGCGAGAGCTGGGCCTGTGGGACCCG AACAACTTCGAGGAGCCAGTGGCACTGCAGGAGATGGACACAAGCAACGGGGTCCTACTGCCCTTTTATGATCCGGACTCCAGCATCGTCTACCTGTGTGGCAAG GGCGACAGCAGCATTCGGTACTTCGAGATTACTGATGAGCCGCCTTTCGTGCACTACCTGAACACGTTCAGCAGCAAAGAGCCGCAGCGGGGCATGGGTTTCATGCCCAAGCGGGGGCTGGATGTCAGCAAGTGCGAGATCGCCCG GTTCTACAAGTTGCATGAAAGAAAGTGTGAACCCATCATCATGACTGTGCCTCGCAAG TCAGACCTGTTCCAGGACGATCTATACCCGGATACGCCGGGCCCAGAGCCGGCCCTAGAAGCGGACGAATGGCTATCCGGCCAGGATGCCGAACCCGTGCTCATTTCGCTGAGAGACGGCTACGTGCCCCCCAAGCACCGCGAGCTCCGAGTCACCAAGCGCAACATCCTGGACGTGCGCCCACCATCGGGCCCACGCCGCAGCCAGTCGGCCAGCGACGCCTCCTTGTCG CAGCAGCACACCCTGGAGACGCTGCTCCAGGAGATCAAGGCCCTTCGCGAGCAGGTGCAGGCCCAGGAGCAGCGCATCACGGCTTTGGAGAACATGCTGTGCGAGCTGGTGGACGGCACGGACTAG
- the CORO6 gene encoding coronin-6 isoform X4 — protein sequence MSRRVVRQSKFRHVFGQAAKADQAYEDIRVSKVTWDSSFCAVNPKFLAIITEAGGGGAFIVLPLVKTGRVDKNYPLVTGHTAPVLDIDWCPHNDNVIASASDDTTIMVWQIPDYTPVRNITEPIITLEGHSKRVGILSWHPTARNVLLSAGGDNVIIIWNVGTGEVLLSLDDMHPDVIHSVCWNSNGSLLATTCKDKTLRIIDPRKGQVVAERARPHEGARPLRAVFTADGKLLSTGFSRMSERQLALWDPNNFEEPVALQEMDTSNGVLLPFYDPDSSIVYLCGKGDSSIRYFEITDEPPFVHYLNTFSSKEPQRGMGFMPKRGLDVSKCEIARFYKLHERKCEPIIMTVPRKSDLFQDDLYPDTPGPEPALEADEWLSGQDAEPVLISLRDGYVPPKHRELRVTKRNILDVRPPSGPRRSQSASDASLSQQHTLETLLQEIKALREQVQAQEQRITALENMLCELVDGTD from the exons ATGAGCAGGCGTGTGGTTCGGCAGAGCAAGTTCCGCCATGTGTTTGGGCAGGCGGCAAAGGCCGACCAGGCCTATGAGGACATCCGTGTGTCCAAGGTCACGTGGGACAGCTCCTTCTGTGCCGTCAACCCCAAATTCCTGGCTATTATCACGGAGGCTGGAGGCGGGGGTGCCTTCATCGTCCTGCCTCTGGTCAAG ACAGGGCGAGTGGATAAGAACTACCCACTGGTCACTGGGCACACGGCCCCTGTGCTGGATATTGACTGGTGCCCACACAATGACAACGTCATCGCCAGTGCCTCAGACGACACCACCATCATG GTGTGGCAGATTCCAGACTATACCCCTGTGCGAAACATTACAGAACCCATCATCACACTCGAGGGCCACTCGAAGCGTGTGGGCATCCTCTCCTGGCACCCTACTGCTAGGAACGTCCTACTCAGTGCAG GTGGTGACAATGTGATCATCATCTGGAATGTGGGCACTGGGGAGGTGCTGCTGAGCCTGGACGACATGCACCCGGACGTCATCCACAGCGTCTGCTGGAACAGCAACGGTAGCTTGCTAGCCACCACCTGTAAGGACAAGACCTTGCGCATCATTGACCCTCGAAAAGGCCAAGTGGTGGCG GAGCGAGCCCGGCCTCACGAGGGCGCCCGCCCGCTGCGGGCCGTCTTCACCGCAGACGGGAAGCTGCTCAGCACCGGCTTCAGCAGGATGAGCGAGCGGCAACTCGCGCTCTGGGACCCG AACAACTTCGAGGAGCCAGTGGCACTGCAGGAGATGGACACAAGCAACGGGGTCCTACTGCCCTTTTATGATCCGGACTCCAGCATCGTCTACCTGTGTGGCAAG GGCGACAGCAGCATTCGGTACTTCGAGATTACTGATGAGCCGCCTTTCGTGCACTACCTGAACACGTTCAGCAGCAAAGAGCCGCAGCGGGGCATGGGTTTCATGCCCAAGCGGGGGCTGGATGTCAGCAAGTGCGAGATCGCCCG GTTCTACAAGTTGCATGAAAGAAAGTGTGAACCCATCATCATGACTGTGCCTCGCAAG TCAGACCTGTTCCAGGACGATCTATACCCGGATACGCCGGGCCCAGAGCCGGCCCTAGAAGCGGACGAATGGCTATCCGGCCAGGATGCCGAACCCGTGCTCATTTCGCTGAGAGACGGCTACGTGCCCCCCAAGCACCGCGAGCTCCGAGTCACCAAGCGCAACATCCTGGACGTGCGCCCACCATCGGGCCCACGCCGCAGCCAGTCGGCCAGCGACGCCTCCTTGTCG CAGCAGCACACCCTGGAGACGCTGCTCCAGGAGATCAAGGCCCTTCGCGAGCAGGTGCAGGCCCAGGAGCAGCGCATCACGGCTTTGGAGAACATGCTGTGCGAGCTGGTGGACGGCACGGACTAG
- the CORO6 gene encoding coronin-6 isoform X7 gives MSRRVVRQSKFRHVFGQAAKADQAYEDIRVSKVTWDSSFCAVNPKFLAIITEAGGGGAFIVLPLVKTGRVDKNYPLVTGHTAPVLDIDWCPHNDNVIASASDDTTIMVWQIPDYTPVRNITEPIITLEGHSKRVGILSWHPTARNVLLSAGGDNVIIIWNVGTGEVLLSLDDMHPDVIHSVCWNSNGSLLATTCKDKTLRIIDPRKGQVVANNFEEPVALQEMDTSNGVLLPFYDPDSSIVYLCGKGDSSIRYFEITDEPPFVHYLNTFSSKEPQRGMGFMPKRGLDVSKCEIARFYKLHERKCEPIIMTVPRKSDLFQDDLYPDTPGPEPALEADEWLSGQDAEPVLISLRDGYVPPKHRELRVTKRNILDVRPPSGPRRSQSASDASLSQHTLETLLQEIKALREQVQAQEQRITALENMLCELVDGTD, from the exons ATGAGCAGGCGTGTGGTTCGGCAGAGCAAGTTCCGCCATGTGTTTGGGCAGGCGGCAAAGGCCGACCAGGCCTATGAGGACATCCGTGTGTCCAAGGTCACGTGGGACAGCTCCTTCTGTGCCGTCAACCCCAAATTCCTGGCTATTATCACGGAGGCTGGAGGCGGGGGTGCCTTCATCGTCCTGCCTCTGGTCAAG ACAGGGCGAGTGGATAAGAACTACCCACTGGTCACTGGGCACACGGCCCCTGTGCTGGATATTGACTGGTGCCCACACAATGACAACGTCATCGCCAGTGCCTCAGACGACACCACCATCATG GTGTGGCAGATTCCAGACTATACCCCTGTGCGAAACATTACAGAACCCATCATCACACTCGAGGGCCACTCGAAGCGTGTGGGCATCCTCTCCTGGCACCCTACTGCTAGGAACGTCCTACTCAGTGCAG GTGGTGACAATGTGATCATCATCTGGAATGTGGGCACTGGGGAGGTGCTGCTGAGCCTGGACGACATGCACCCGGACGTCATCCACAGCGTCTGCTGGAACAGCAACGGTAGCTTGCTAGCCACCACCTGTAAGGACAAGACCTTGCGCATCATTGACCCTCGAAAAGGCCAAGTGGTGGCG AACAACTTCGAGGAGCCAGTGGCACTGCAGGAGATGGACACAAGCAACGGGGTCCTACTGCCCTTTTATGATCCGGACTCCAGCATCGTCTACCTGTGTGGCAAG GGCGACAGCAGCATTCGGTACTTCGAGATTACTGATGAGCCGCCTTTCGTGCACTACCTGAACACGTTCAGCAGCAAAGAGCCGCAGCGGGGCATGGGTTTCATGCCCAAGCGGGGGCTGGATGTCAGCAAGTGCGAGATCGCCCG GTTCTACAAGTTGCATGAAAGAAAGTGTGAACCCATCATCATGACTGTGCCTCGCAAG TCAGACCTGTTCCAGGACGATCTATACCCGGATACGCCGGGCCCAGAGCCGGCCCTAGAAGCGGACGAATGGCTATCCGGCCAGGATGCCGAACCCGTGCTCATTTCGCTGAGAGACGGCTACGTGCCCCCCAAGCACCGCGAGCTCCGAGTCACCAAGCGCAACATCCTGGACGTGCGCCCACCATCGGGCCCACGCCGCAGCCAGTCGGCCAGCGACGCCTCCTTGTCG CAGCACACCCTGGAGACGCTGCTCCAGGAGATCAAGGCCCTTCGCGAGCAGGTGCAGGCCCAGGAGCAGCGCATCACGGCTTTGGAGAACATGCTGTGCGAGCTGGTGGACGGCACGGACTAG
- the CORO6 gene encoding coronin-6 isoform X10, with amino-acid sequence MSRRVVRQSKFRHVFGQAAKADQAYEDIRVSKVTWDSSFCAVNPKFLAIITEAGGGGAFIVLPLVKTGRVDKNYPLVTGHTAPVLDIDWCPHNDNVIASASDDTTIMVWQIPDYTPVRNITEPIITLEGHSKRVGILSWHPTARNVLLSAGGDNVIIIWNVGTGEVLLSLDDMHPDVIHSVCWNSNGSLLATTCKDKTLRIIDPRKGQVVAGDSSIRYFEITDEPPFVHYLNTFSSKEPQRGMGFMPKRGLDVSKCEIARFYKLHERKCEPIIMTVPRKSDLFQDDLYPDTPGPEPALEADEWLSGQDAEPVLISLRDGYVPPKHRELRVTKRNILDVRPPSGPRRSQSASDASLSQQHTLETLLQEIKALREQVQAQEQRITALENMLCELVDGTD; translated from the exons ATGAGCAGGCGTGTGGTTCGGCAGAGCAAGTTCCGCCATGTGTTTGGGCAGGCGGCAAAGGCCGACCAGGCCTATGAGGACATCCGTGTGTCCAAGGTCACGTGGGACAGCTCCTTCTGTGCCGTCAACCCCAAATTCCTGGCTATTATCACGGAGGCTGGAGGCGGGGGTGCCTTCATCGTCCTGCCTCTGGTCAAG ACAGGGCGAGTGGATAAGAACTACCCACTGGTCACTGGGCACACGGCCCCTGTGCTGGATATTGACTGGTGCCCACACAATGACAACGTCATCGCCAGTGCCTCAGACGACACCACCATCATG GTGTGGCAGATTCCAGACTATACCCCTGTGCGAAACATTACAGAACCCATCATCACACTCGAGGGCCACTCGAAGCGTGTGGGCATCCTCTCCTGGCACCCTACTGCTAGGAACGTCCTACTCAGTGCAG GTGGTGACAATGTGATCATCATCTGGAATGTGGGCACTGGGGAGGTGCTGCTGAGCCTGGACGACATGCACCCGGACGTCATCCACAGCGTCTGCTGGAACAGCAACGGTAGCTTGCTAGCCACCACCTGTAAGGACAAGACCTTGCGCATCATTGACCCTCGAAAAGGCCAAGTGGTGGCG GGCGACAGCAGCATTCGGTACTTCGAGATTACTGATGAGCCGCCTTTCGTGCACTACCTGAACACGTTCAGCAGCAAAGAGCCGCAGCGGGGCATGGGTTTCATGCCCAAGCGGGGGCTGGATGTCAGCAAGTGCGAGATCGCCCG GTTCTACAAGTTGCATGAAAGAAAGTGTGAACCCATCATCATGACTGTGCCTCGCAAG TCAGACCTGTTCCAGGACGATCTATACCCGGATACGCCGGGCCCAGAGCCGGCCCTAGAAGCGGACGAATGGCTATCCGGCCAGGATGCCGAACCCGTGCTCATTTCGCTGAGAGACGGCTACGTGCCCCCCAAGCACCGCGAGCTCCGAGTCACCAAGCGCAACATCCTGGACGTGCGCCCACCATCGGGCCCACGCCGCAGCCAGTCGGCCAGCGACGCCTCCTTGTCG CAGCAGCACACCCTGGAGACGCTGCTCCAGGAGATCAAGGCCCTTCGCGAGCAGGTGCAGGCCCAGGAGCAGCGCATCACGGCTTTGGAGAACATGCTGTGCGAGCTGGTGGACGGCACGGACTAG
- the CORO6 gene encoding coronin-6 isoform X3: MSRRVVRQSKFRHVFGQAAKADQAYEDIRVSKVTWDSSFCAVNPKFLAIITEAGGGGAFIVLPLVKTGRVDKNYPLVTGHTAPVLDIDWCPHNDNVIASASDDTTIMVWQIPDYTPVRNITEPIITLEGHSKRVGILSWHPTARNVLLSAGGDNVIIIWNVGTGEVLLSLDDMHPDVIHSVCWNSNGSLLATTCKDKTLRIIDPRKGQVVAERFAAHEGMRPMRAVFTRQGHIFTTGFTRMSQRELGLWDPNNFEEPVALQEMDTSNGVLLPFYDPDSSIVYLCGKGDSSIRYFEITDEPPFVHYLNTFSSKEPQRGMGFMPKRGLDVSKCEIARFYKLHERKCEPIIMTVPRKSDLFQDDLYPDTPGPEPALEADEWLSGQDAEPVLISLRDGYVPPKHRELRVTKRNILDVRPPSGPRRSQSASDASLSQHTLETLLQEIKALREQVQAQEQRITALENMLCELVDGTD, translated from the exons ATGAGCAGGCGTGTGGTTCGGCAGAGCAAGTTCCGCCATGTGTTTGGGCAGGCGGCAAAGGCCGACCAGGCCTATGAGGACATCCGTGTGTCCAAGGTCACGTGGGACAGCTCCTTCTGTGCCGTCAACCCCAAATTCCTGGCTATTATCACGGAGGCTGGAGGCGGGGGTGCCTTCATCGTCCTGCCTCTGGTCAAG ACAGGGCGAGTGGATAAGAACTACCCACTGGTCACTGGGCACACGGCCCCTGTGCTGGATATTGACTGGTGCCCACACAATGACAACGTCATCGCCAGTGCCTCAGACGACACCACCATCATG GTGTGGCAGATTCCAGACTATACCCCTGTGCGAAACATTACAGAACCCATCATCACACTCGAGGGCCACTCGAAGCGTGTGGGCATCCTCTCCTGGCACCCTACTGCTAGGAACGTCCTACTCAGTGCAG GTGGTGACAATGTGATCATCATCTGGAATGTGGGCACTGGGGAGGTGCTGCTGAGCCTGGACGACATGCACCCGGACGTCATCCACAGCGTCTGCTGGAACAGCAACGGTAGCTTGCTAGCCACCACCTGTAAGGACAAGACCTTGCGCATCATTGACCCTCGAAAAGGCCAAGTGGTGGCG gagaGGTTTGCAGCCCACGAGGGGATGAGGCCCATGCGGGCGGTCTTCACGCGCCAGGGTCATATCTTCACCACGGGCTTCACCCGCATGAGCCAGCGAGAGCTGGGCCTGTGGGACCCG AACAACTTCGAGGAGCCAGTGGCACTGCAGGAGATGGACACAAGCAACGGGGTCCTACTGCCCTTTTATGATCCGGACTCCAGCATCGTCTACCTGTGTGGCAAG GGCGACAGCAGCATTCGGTACTTCGAGATTACTGATGAGCCGCCTTTCGTGCACTACCTGAACACGTTCAGCAGCAAAGAGCCGCAGCGGGGCATGGGTTTCATGCCCAAGCGGGGGCTGGATGTCAGCAAGTGCGAGATCGCCCG GTTCTACAAGTTGCATGAAAGAAAGTGTGAACCCATCATCATGACTGTGCCTCGCAAG TCAGACCTGTTCCAGGACGATCTATACCCGGATACGCCGGGCCCAGAGCCGGCCCTAGAAGCGGACGAATGGCTATCCGGCCAGGATGCCGAACCCGTGCTCATTTCGCTGAGAGACGGCTACGTGCCCCCCAAGCACCGCGAGCTCCGAGTCACCAAGCGCAACATCCTGGACGTGCGCCCACCATCGGGCCCACGCCGCAGCCAGTCGGCCAGCGACGCCTCCTTGTCG CAGCACACCCTGGAGACGCTGCTCCAGGAGATCAAGGCCCTTCGCGAGCAGGTGCAGGCCCAGGAGCAGCGCATCACGGCTTTGGAGAACATGCTGTGCGAGCTGGTGGACGGCACGGACTAG
- the CORO6 gene encoding coronin-6 isoform X2, translating into MSRRVVRQSKFRHVFGQAAKADQAYEDIRVSKVTWDSSFCAVNPKFLAIITEAGGGGAFIVLPLVKTGRVDKNYPLVTGHTAPVLDIDWCPHNDNVIASASDDTTIMVWQIPDYTPVRNITEPIITLEGHSKRVGILSWHPTARNVLLSAGGDNVIIIWNVGTGEVLLSLDDMHPDVIHSVCWNSNGSLLATTCKDKTLRIIDPRKGQVVAERFAAHEGMRPMRAVFTRQGHIFTTGFTRMSQRELGLWDPNNFEEPVALQEMDTSNGVLLPFYDPDSSIVYLCGKGDSSIRYFEITDEPPFVHYLNTFSSKEPQRGMGFMPKRGLDVSKCEIARFYKLHERKCEPIIMTVPRKSDLFQDDLYPDTPGPEPALEADEWLSGQDAEPVLISLRDGYVPPKHRELRVTKRNILDVRPPSGPRRSQSASDASLSQQHTLETLLQEIKALREQVQAQEQRITALENMLCELVDGTD; encoded by the exons ATGAGCAGGCGTGTGGTTCGGCAGAGCAAGTTCCGCCATGTGTTTGGGCAGGCGGCAAAGGCCGACCAGGCCTATGAGGACATCCGTGTGTCCAAGGTCACGTGGGACAGCTCCTTCTGTGCCGTCAACCCCAAATTCCTGGCTATTATCACGGAGGCTGGAGGCGGGGGTGCCTTCATCGTCCTGCCTCTGGTCAAG ACAGGGCGAGTGGATAAGAACTACCCACTGGTCACTGGGCACACGGCCCCTGTGCTGGATATTGACTGGTGCCCACACAATGACAACGTCATCGCCAGTGCCTCAGACGACACCACCATCATG GTGTGGCAGATTCCAGACTATACCCCTGTGCGAAACATTACAGAACCCATCATCACACTCGAGGGCCACTCGAAGCGTGTGGGCATCCTCTCCTGGCACCCTACTGCTAGGAACGTCCTACTCAGTGCAG GTGGTGACAATGTGATCATCATCTGGAATGTGGGCACTGGGGAGGTGCTGCTGAGCCTGGACGACATGCACCCGGACGTCATCCACAGCGTCTGCTGGAACAGCAACGGTAGCTTGCTAGCCACCACCTGTAAGGACAAGACCTTGCGCATCATTGACCCTCGAAAAGGCCAAGTGGTGGCG gagaGGTTTGCAGCCCACGAGGGGATGAGGCCCATGCGGGCGGTCTTCACGCGCCAGGGTCATATCTTCACCACGGGCTTCACCCGCATGAGCCAGCGAGAGCTGGGCCTGTGGGACCCG AACAACTTCGAGGAGCCAGTGGCACTGCAGGAGATGGACACAAGCAACGGGGTCCTACTGCCCTTTTATGATCCGGACTCCAGCATCGTCTACCTGTGTGGCAAG GGCGACAGCAGCATTCGGTACTTCGAGATTACTGATGAGCCGCCTTTCGTGCACTACCTGAACACGTTCAGCAGCAAAGAGCCGCAGCGGGGCATGGGTTTCATGCCCAAGCGGGGGCTGGATGTCAGCAAGTGCGAGATCGCCCG GTTCTACAAGTTGCATGAAAGAAAGTGTGAACCCATCATCATGACTGTGCCTCGCAAG TCAGACCTGTTCCAGGACGATCTATACCCGGATACGCCGGGCCCAGAGCCGGCCCTAGAAGCGGACGAATGGCTATCCGGCCAGGATGCCGAACCCGTGCTCATTTCGCTGAGAGACGGCTACGTGCCCCCCAAGCACCGCGAGCTCCGAGTCACCAAGCGCAACATCCTGGACGTGCGCCCACCATCGGGCCCACGCCGCAGCCAGTCGGCCAGCGACGCCTCCTTGTCG CAGCAGCACACCCTGGAGACGCTGCTCCAGGAGATCAAGGCCCTTCGCGAGCAGGTGCAGGCCCAGGAGCAGCGCATCACGGCTTTGGAGAACATGCTGTGCGAGCTGGTGGACGGCACGGACTAG